From Thermostichus vulcanus str. 'Rupite':
TGGCATTTGTGCCGCCAGGTTTCCATGGGAATGCCATCATCGTAAGGGAGTTCATCTTGGCCAGGGGGCCATTCAGGAAGGTAGGCCGCATCGGGTTCTTGTAGCAAGGGATCCGCTGACTCCACAACGGGGTTGGTCATGGTAGGGTCTCCGAAATCGTTTGAATTCACTTTTCTAGGCTGGCAGGATCCACCCCCAGTTCCCGCAATTTTTGCGCCAGGCGCTCTGCCCGTTGGCGTTCCTGTTCTGTACGCTGCCGCTCTTGTTCTGCCCGTTGGCGTTCCTGTTCTGCCCGCTGCCGCTCTTGTTCTGCCCGTTGGCGTTCCTGTTCTGCCCGCTGCCGCTCTTGTTCTGCCCGTTGGCGTTCGAGGCGCTCGGCTTCTTCCGGCAAGAGCGCCAATTCCCCTGTCGGCAAAAAGTATCTCAGTTGACGGTTGTGAATGCCTAGGTACAACCCCAGCACCTCACTCCAGCGCCACCCTTGCTCTGTGGCAGGGATCTCTTCGTAACGCAATCCCTCCTGTAACCGCAAACCCATAAACTCCAGCGTCTCTGGCGAAAAATAAAAATACTCCGGGGTTCTAAAAATCGTCTGATACAGTTCTCGTTTTTCGGTGCGATCCACCTCAGCGGTGGACTCCGAGAGCAGCTCGATGATCAAATCCGGGTATTTGCCCCCTTCTTCCCAAACCACCCAGGATCCCCGTGGGTGATTGGACACCCCCTTGACCAAAAATAGGTCCGGCCCACGAAAGTCTTTGGTCTTCAGTTGCTCGCGGCTGTAGTAGACAGTGAGGTTCCAGGCCAGGAAGTAGTCGCTGCGGTCTTGCCAGAGGCGGTGGAGGCAGGTAACCAAGATGAGCAGCTGCAGGGCATGGAGGGAGTGTTCCATTTCCGGTTCATCGCTGAGAAGCCCCTGGGCGGAGGGCATGAGCTCTGCTAATTGCTGGCGGGTGAGGGAGTTGGGGTGGGTGGATTTGTCTTGAACCAGCATGGCTATACCAAGTCCGGTGCCTCCAGGCTAGCCCAAAGGGTGGACCAAAGCACGGTCGAGTAGCGCCGCAAGGCTTTGGGGTTGGGCCTGGGTGAGATCCTGGATAAACGCTTTATCGTGCACAGGAAGGGATCCCTGGCCTTTTCTCTAGCTTAGGGTACCTGGATCCACCCCCAGTTCCCGCAGCTTTTGGGCCAGGCGTTCTGCTCTTTTAGCGTAGCTACAGAAGATTGACAGGAGATTTACGGGATCAGAATTTGCCGTAGGGCCTCTTTTAATTGTGGGTATTGAAACGTAAAGCCTGCCTGTAAAGCGGCCTGAGGGATCACCTTTTGCCCCGTGAGCACCACCTGAGCTGCTTCCCCTAACAGCAGTTCTAGGGCCAGTTCCGGTACGGGTAGCCAAGAGGGGCGGGCTAAAATCTGGCCTAAAGTGCGGCAGAACTCTTCCATTTGTACCGGGTTGGGAGCGGTGGCATTAAAGATGCCGGATCCCTGTTTGAGCAGGAAGCAAACCAAACTAACCCAATCCTCACGGTGGATCCAGGAGAGCCATTGTTTGCCGGAGCCAATCGTTCCGCCGATAAAAAACTGAAAAGGGGCTAACATCTGCCCCAGTGCTCCCCCATCCGGCCCCAAGACAATCCCCGTGCGCACAATGGCCAGACGGATCCCAAGATCTTGCACAGGCCGGGCGGCGGCCTCCCAGGCTTGGCAAACTTCCCCCAGAAAATCCTGGGCAGGGGGGGCGGTTTCCGGCAAGGGATCCCCTTCGGGATGGGATCCGTAATAGCCCACAGCTGAGCCGCTGATCATCACCTGCGGTTTCTGGCTCAGGGTACTGATCGCTTGTACCAGGGCTTGGGTGGTTTCCACACGGCTGCGGCGGATTTCTTTTTTCTTGGTTTTTGTCCAGCGGGAGGAGGCTAAGGGTTCGCCCGCTAAGTTGATCAGGCCTTCGTACCCTTCTAGAGCAGTGGCCCAGGTTTGCGGTTGGTAGGGATCGTACTGCAGGAGCTTAAGGTTGGCGGGATCCCCTAATACCTTGCGGGTTTGCTCAAGGTTGCGGGTTAAGACCAAGACGTGATCCCCTTGCTCCAGGAGACGAGCGACCAAGCGACGCCCGATAAAACCACTCCCGCCCGTAATGGCAATGCGCATGATGTGGATCCCTTTTCGCAACCAATGTGTACCCAGTCTGAGTGGGCCAGAGTTCTAGCCTAACTTGTTTCCGTATCTTGTATCGATCTTGTGTCTGTATGCCTTTGCAGGCGTCCTTTATTTAGACCATTATTTAGATCGTCAAATGAATAAGATTATGAGTGTTGGTGAAACTCAATAGAAAGATTGAGACTAAGAACTTTATTAAGCCTTCAAAACCTCATTCTGATCTTTATTTATGTATTTCTTTATGTATTATGTGTGTATGTTATGGTGTATATTATGAAAATCTCCTGGAAAGATTGCAGACATTCTACATCAAAATATCTCTAATTCTGATGGCTTACATGGTTTTGCATGATGGGTCACATGTCCTGCTCTTTGCCACTGTAAAACATTCACCAGAAGTAGAGATGCTACATTTCAGATGATGCAAATAAATCTTTTGTCCCGATTGGGTAGGGCTTGACTCGGTACAGAGCTTCTCTCTCAGGATTAAGATTGATCATAACCGACATTGCAGATTATCCTTCCAGCTCAGTGTTGTGACCGAAGTTGCCGCATCTGCCCCTACGGATCAGTATCCCTCTTCTGAGAGGGGTGGCTTAGAGACCCTCAGGGGAACCTCAAGGCAGGCGGAACCGGTGGATCTAAAACGGCTGAATCGGGCCCTATCGGTGGAGGCGGAGTCTGGCTTTGGGGATTTGCAAGGACGAGAACAAACCTTCTCCCAATTTTTTTGCGGGGTCTTCGGGCAGGATCCCCCCGCCGATTGGCTGCTGGATGGGGATGACCGGCGGAAATGGCAAGAACTGGGATCCCGTTATACCCTTTACCCGGAGCTAGATCTGCCGGAACGACAGCATCTGGTGGCGGAAACCCGCCGCTGGCTGGATCAAATCCGTCGTCAGCAAGAACCGCCCCCGCCCGCCCGCCCTGCCCCTCTGCCCAAGCCCAATGGCCTCAGCCTGGAGCAACCGCTGCAATTTCTAAAAGGAATAGGCCCGAAATCGGCAGAAAAACTGGCGCAACTGGGTTTACTCACGGTGCGGGATGCCCTCTACTACTTCCCCCGCGACCATGTGAACTACTCGGAGCAGGTGCTGATCCGGCAGGCGAAAGTGGGGGAAACCGTTACCTTGGTGGGCACGATCAAAAGCTGTACCTGCTTCACCAGTCCCAAGAACAAAGCCCTGACCATTTTCAACCTGAAGATGGCCGATAGCAGCGGCACAATGACCTTGAGTCGCTTTTACAACGGGCGGCAATTCACCCAGCGGGGTTGGCAGGAATCCATACAGCGGCAATATCCAAAGGGGGCGAGGGTGGCCGCCAGTGGCCTGGTGAAAAGGAGCAAGTTTGGCCTAACGCTGGACAACCCGCAAATTGAGGTTTTATCGCCAGATTTACCTGAGGAGAGTCCGGTTCATGGCCGTGGGGGGGATCCCGTGCTTCGCTCCCTCAAGATTGGCAAAATTTTACCCATTTACCCCCTCACCGAAGGGATTACCGCCGACCTGGTGCGTAAAGCTGTGCAACTGGCGCTGCCGGCAGTGGCGTTGATAGGGGATCCCTTGCCCCAAGACATAAAACGCACCTTGCAACTGTTGGATTTGCCTGTGGCTCTCCAGCAAATTCATTTTCCAGACACAGCAGAACACCTGGCCCAAGCCCGACGACGGCTGGTGTTTGATGAGTTTTTTTATCTGCAACTGGGCCTTTTGCAACGGCGGCAACGGTATCGGGAGCAAGCCCAAGCGGTACCCCGGTACCAACCAATCCAGGGTGAACTGGTGGATCGCTTCTACCAACTCCTGCCTTTTCAACTCACCGCCGCGCAACAACGGGTGATTAGCGAAATTCTGGCGGATCTACGGGATCCCTTGCCGATGAACCGCCTGGTTCAAGGGGATGTCGGCTCCGGGAAAACCGTTGTCGCTGTGGTGGCCCTTCTGGCGGCTATCCAATCCGGTTGGCAAACGGCTCTGATGGCCCCGACCGAGGTTTTGGCGGAGCAACACTACCGCAAATTGGTGGATTGGTTTAGCCAACTGCACTTGCCTGTAGAACTCCTAACTGGTTCCACTCCAGCCGCCAAACGCCGACAGATCCTACGGCAACTGCAAACAGGGGAACTGCCCCTAGTGGTGGGTACCCACGCCCTGATCCAGCCGGCGGTACAGTTTCGCAACCTCGGCCTGGTGATCATCGATGAGCAACACCGCTTTGGGGTAGAACAACGGGCCGCTCTGCAACAGAAAGGGGATCATCCCGATGTCCTGACCATGACCGCCACCCCGATCCCGCGCACTCTAACTCTGGCCCTTCACGGTGACCTGGATGTCAGCCAAATTGATGAGCTGCCGCCTGGGCGTAAGCCGGTTCATACCGTTGTTGTCCGGCCTGGGGATCGTTTGCAGGTGGTGCGGTTGATGGAGCGGGAGATTGCCCAAGGGCGACAGGTGTACGTGGTGTTGCCGCTGATTGAAGAGTCAGAAAAGCTGGATCTGAAATCGGCCATTGAGGAGCACCAGCGCCTGCAGGAAAAGGTTTTTCCCCAGTTCAAGGTGGGCTTATTACACGGGCGCATGAGTAGCAACGACAAGGATGCCGTTATCCAAGCTTTTCGCCAGCGGGAACTGGATATTCTTGTGTCCACCACGGTGGTGGAGGTGGGGGTGGATGTACCCAATGCTTCGGTGATGGTGATCGAGCACGCGGAACGGTTTGGATTGTCTCAACTGCACCAGCTGCGGGGACGGGTGGGGCGGGGATCCGAGCAATCCTACTGTTTGTTGATGACAGGATCCAAGGGGGAGGATGCGCTGCGGCGGCTGAAGGTGCTGGAGCAGTCCCACGATGGATTTTTTATTGCGGAAATGGATCTGCGCTTCCGTGGCCCAGGGGAGGTGATGGGCACGCGCCAGTCGGGGTTGCCGGATTTTGCCCTGGCCAGCCTGATGGACGATCAAGAGGTGCTGGAATTGGCTCGCCAAGCGGCAGAACAGCTCATCGCAGCGGATCCCCATCTCACACAGTATCCTGAACTACAAGCTGTTTTGAAGACGAAAGTCAGTTACACCAATCGATTACACTAAGAAATCGCTAGCGGTTGAGTGGTCAAGTGAATCTGCAACGAAAATGGGCGGGTAAGTTGCAGCTTCAACTTCACTGGGATTAGAGTGGCTGTCTGAATACTTATAGCTGAGATAATTGCGATGGAAAAACCTCAACTTCGTTACCACCCCAGGGTTCTCTTAAGCTGGGAGGTGGATCCAGGTCATGTACCACCTATAATTTTCTCGAATAACCAGTTAACTCTATGCACAGCTTACCAAAAAAGGTATGACTTTAACTATTTTACTGAACCGCATCTTCTTACTCCTGTGGGATCCTATGATATTTACGAGTTTGTAAATCAGAATGAAGAAATTGAAGACAAAAGCTTTGACTTGGTAGTAGTCTGGAGTTCAGCCGTAACAGAAGCGAATATGCCCTACAACACGAAGAAGTTTGGCTGCCCTACAGTTTTGTTGGTGGGAGATACCCATCACTTAAGTTATCCGATTAGCAATTTGTTAACCTATGCTCTTCTTGAAGGTTTTGACTACATTGTTAGCTCATATAACCGTCAGCATCTACATTGGTTTTTGTCAGCTGGGCTTCGCAATATAGCTTGGCTGCCTCTCATTTCCATGTACACTGTTACTCACGAGTGGGTAGAAGATAGAGCTGAAGCAGTTGCATTTGTGGGTCAATTACGGGGGTTTCACCCAAGGCGTAGTAGGCTAATTAAGTCAATGAGGGAGCATCATGTTCCTCTTATCGCCAAAACAGCAGATCGTTTTGAATCAGCCAAGCTGTATGCAGAGTCACTGGTATCCTTTAATTGTAGTCTAAATGGAGATTTTAATTTAAGGAATCTTGAGATCATCTCTGCAGGAGGCTTTTTATTAACAGATCGCCTGTCTCCTTTTTCTGGACTTGACGAGTACTTATCTCCGGGTTTTTATTGCGATACTTACACATCAGAATCGGAGCTTCTCGAGAAGATATCTTACTATCTTAGCAACCCAAGATCAGCGATAGACATCGCAAAGAAGGCGTATGAAAAGTTTCACAAAGACTGGCACCCAGTACATCGAATAAATGATTTATTGAATTGGATATACAATGGATTTTTACCTGATGTTTACTCTCTCAACTCTGATGCAAGAACCTCTCTTAGCTTATCTCAGTCTGGCTTGGCAGAAACTCGACTTGCAATCTATGAGCCTATCCAGGAAATTCATCGGGTTGAGGAAAGGGTTAAAGTTTTTATCTCTGGCGACTGTCCAGAAGTAATTTTGGCTGATCTACTTGATTTACCGAGACTTGATCTATATCTCCCAAAGGATTTTACCTTCTTGAAGGACGTAAATCTACCATCTTTTAACTTTAATTTAGCGAATAATGAAACAGACGACAGCTGGGATGTATTGATAACTGACTCTAATTTTTTAGAACAAAACAAACATTTAGCTTTAAAGTTTAAGTTTTTATTTGTTCTAGGAGATGAAGGTCAACTTCTCTACTCTAATGCAGAAAGGTTGATGAAAGTTAGATTGTTAAGACTGAGCGACAAGCCAGGGCTCTTATTGAGAATCTATGATGAAGATTCCATGAACTATGTTGTCGAAGAGATATTTAATAGGAAGTGCTATCCAATTCTAGATTTTGTCCCAGATGTACAAGTGATCGTTGATATAGGTGCAAACATCGGACTTGCCAGTGCTTACTTTCGAATGTATTACCCAGATGCCTCAATTCACTGCTTTGAGTGTGACCCTTCGGCAATACACTTGCTAAAACAAAATGCCCTTGAAATAGGGAATTGCCAGGTACATCCCGTTGGATTGTATAGTGATGATGTCGATAAGGTCTTCTACACTGGTTTACAAACAACTACTCATGGCTCAATTCACAAAAGCTTGTATAGTGGTTTTCCTCGACTTATTGAGCTTAAGAAGGCAAGTTCTTATTTGGATGGCTTAGATCTCAATCGAATTGACATCCTGAAGATAGATACCGAAGGCTGTGAACTTCAAATATTGAAAACTTTGTTTGATCGATTAAACAGAATAAAACTGATCTATCTAGAATTTCACTCAGAGGAAGATAGGAGACTAATTGATCAACTTCTTGGTTCAACCCACATTCTGTGGAGAGGAAACATTCTTGATGGACATCGTGGTGAGGTTTGTTATTTGAATAGAAACTACGTGCCTTGCAATTCGCCAATCCAGCCGCTTGGTCGATAAAATAAGCTCTTCTAAGTAAAGTTCATGGCCGATTTGTTTATAAACCCTTATGCCTTACACCTCTACCGAGCTGAAAACCCATGGCCTCTCCCCCGATGAGTATCAGATGATTCTGGAGCAGTTGGGACGGGATCCCAACCCCAATGAACTGGCCATGTTCGGGGTGATGTGGTCGGAGCACTGTTGCTACAAGAACTCCCGCCCGCTGCTCAAAGGCTTTCCCACCACAGGGGAGCGGATCCTGGTGGGGCCGGGAGAAAACGCCGGGGTGGTGGATCTGGGGGATGGGGATCGGCTGGCCTTCAAAATTGAATCCCACAACCATCCTTCTGCAGTTGAGCCGTTTCAGGGGGCAGCCACCGGGGTAGGGGGTATTCTACGGGATATTTTCACCATGGGGGCCCGCCCGATTGCTCTGCTGAATTCGCTGCGCTTTGGGCCACTTTCGGATCCCCACAATCGGCGACTGTTGGCAGGGGTAGTGGAGGGGATTGCCCATTATGGCAACTGCTCCGGGGTACCGACGGTAGGGGGAGAGCTGG
This genomic window contains:
- a CDS encoding Uma2 family endonuclease; this translates as MLVQDKSTHPNSLTRQQLAELMPSAQGLLSDEPEMEHSLHALQLLILVTCLHRLWQDRSDYFLAWNLTVYYSREQLKTKDFRGPDLFLVKGVSNHPRGSWVVWEEGGKYPDLIIELLSESTAEVDRTEKRELYQTIFRTPEYFYFSPETLEFMGLRLQEGLRYEEIPATEQGWRWSEVLGLYLGIHNRQLRYFLPTGELALLPEEAERLERQRAEQERQRAEQERQRAEQERQRAEQERQRAEQERQRTEQERQRAERLAQKLRELGVDPASLEK
- the thyD gene encoding thylakoid membrane protein ThyD, with the protein product MRIAITGGSGFIGRRLVARLLEQGDHVLVLTRNLEQTRKVLGDPANLKLLQYDPYQPQTWATALEGYEGLINLAGEPLASSRWTKTKKKEIRRSRVETTQALVQAISTLSQKPQVMISGSAVGYYGSHPEGDPLPETAPPAQDFLGEVCQAWEAAARPVQDLGIRLAIVRTGIVLGPDGGALGQMLAPFQFFIGGTIGSGKQWLSWIHREDWVSLVCFLLKQGSGIFNATAPNPVQMEEFCRTLGQILARPSWLPVPELALELLLGEAAQVVLTGQKVIPQAALQAGFTFQYPQLKEALRQILIP
- the recG gene encoding ATP-dependent DNA helicase RecG — its product is MDLKRLNRALSVEAESGFGDLQGREQTFSQFFCGVFGQDPPADWLLDGDDRRKWQELGSRYTLYPELDLPERQHLVAETRRWLDQIRRQQEPPPPARPAPLPKPNGLSLEQPLQFLKGIGPKSAEKLAQLGLLTVRDALYYFPRDHVNYSEQVLIRQAKVGETVTLVGTIKSCTCFTSPKNKALTIFNLKMADSSGTMTLSRFYNGRQFTQRGWQESIQRQYPKGARVAASGLVKRSKFGLTLDNPQIEVLSPDLPEESPVHGRGGDPVLRSLKIGKILPIYPLTEGITADLVRKAVQLALPAVALIGDPLPQDIKRTLQLLDLPVALQQIHFPDTAEHLAQARRRLVFDEFFYLQLGLLQRRQRYREQAQAVPRYQPIQGELVDRFYQLLPFQLTAAQQRVISEILADLRDPLPMNRLVQGDVGSGKTVVAVVALLAAIQSGWQTALMAPTEVLAEQHYRKLVDWFSQLHLPVELLTGSTPAAKRRQILRQLQTGELPLVVGTHALIQPAVQFRNLGLVIIDEQHRFGVEQRAALQQKGDHPDVLTMTATPIPRTLTLALHGDLDVSQIDELPPGRKPVHTVVVRPGDRLQVVRLMEREIAQGRQVYVVLPLIEESEKLDLKSAIEEHQRLQEKVFPQFKVGLLHGRMSSNDKDAVIQAFRQRELDILVSTTVVEVGVDVPNASVMVIEHAERFGLSQLHQLRGRVGRGSEQSYCLLMTGSKGEDALRRLKVLEQSHDGFFIAEMDLRFRGPGEVMGTRQSGLPDFALASLMDDQEVLELARQAAEQLIAADPHLTQYPELQAVLKTKVSYTNRLH
- a CDS encoding FkbM family methyltransferase, with the protein product MEKPQLRYHPRVLLSWEVDPGHVPPIIFSNNQLTLCTAYQKRYDFNYFTEPHLLTPVGSYDIYEFVNQNEEIEDKSFDLVVVWSSAVTEANMPYNTKKFGCPTVLLVGDTHHLSYPISNLLTYALLEGFDYIVSSYNRQHLHWFLSAGLRNIAWLPLISMYTVTHEWVEDRAEAVAFVGQLRGFHPRRSRLIKSMREHHVPLIAKTADRFESAKLYAESLVSFNCSLNGDFNLRNLEIISAGGFLLTDRLSPFSGLDEYLSPGFYCDTYTSESELLEKISYYLSNPRSAIDIAKKAYEKFHKDWHPVHRINDLLNWIYNGFLPDVYSLNSDARTSLSLSQSGLAETRLAIYEPIQEIHRVEERVKVFISGDCPEVILADLLDLPRLDLYLPKDFTFLKDVNLPSFNFNLANNETDDSWDVLITDSNFLEQNKHLALKFKFLFVLGDEGQLLYSNAERLMKVRLLRLSDKPGLLLRIYDEDSMNYVVEEIFNRKCYPILDFVPDVQVIVDIGANIGLASAYFRMYYPDASIHCFECDPSAIHLLKQNALEIGNCQVHPVGLYSDDVDKVFYTGLQTTTHGSIHKSLYSGFPRLIELKKASSYLDGLDLNRIDILKIDTEGCELQILKTLFDRLNRIKLIYLEFHSEEDRRLIDQLLGSTHILWRGNILDGHRGEVCYLNRNYVPCNSPIQPLGR